Proteins encoded within one genomic window of Pygocentrus nattereri isolate fPygNat1 chromosome 9, fPygNat1.pri, whole genome shotgun sequence:
- the LOC108433369 gene encoding chemokine XC receptor 1-like isoform X2, protein MENDTIYGYADYYSYIPVDDESSPQEAVIKFDPIVLSIFIFMFIVVLLSLIGNILVLVILGLYEDLKSLTNCFMFNLALSDLIFTLGIPFWACSYIWSWIFGDFMCRSVNFVFSVGFHSSIVFLMLMSIQCYVAVAHPLSDWTKCHSSAVIPIIAWVLSCSAALPDTLFSEAIKDPTEPDTLYCELNSVKASVSVAYEQNIFLVVAFSVMSFCFKGILLTIFKAQTKKDRTVRLVFCMVVVSFVSWAPYNIVIFLQTLNHHQIEFFTQYSVFAQLNYAFHVCRLLAFSHCCVNPVIYIFASTKIRNHLKALLQKMFQRQTNTEFHQAEIYSDSSL, encoded by the exons ATGG AAAACGACACTATATACGGATACGCAGACTATTACTCATACATTCCCGTGGATGATGAATCAAGTCCCCAGGAGGCTGTGATCAAATTTGACCCTATTGTACTTtccatattcatattcatgttcATTGTGGTCCTCCTCAGTCTCATTGGTAACATCCTAGTTCTGGTGATCCTTGGACTCTACGAGGACCTCAAATCACTGACCAACTGCTTCATGTTTAATTTGGCTCTGTCTGACCTGATCTTCACTCTTGGAATTCCATTTTGGGCCTGTTCCTACATCTGGAGCTGGATATTTGGTGATTTTATGTGCAGAAGTGTAAACTTTGTCTTCTCTGTTGGATTTCATAGCAGCATTGTGTTCCTGATGCTGATGTCCATTCAGTGCTATGTAGCAGTGGCCCATCCTCTATCTGACTGGACCAAGTGCCATAGTTCTGCAGTGATTCCCATCATTGCTTGGGTGTTGAGCTGTTCAGCAGCTTTGCCAGACACACTGTTCAGCGAAGCCATCAAAGACCCAACAGAGCCTGACACACTTTACTGTGAACTTAACAGCGTTAAAGCGTCCGTTAGTGTCGCGTATGAGCAGaacatttttttggttgttgCCTTTTCAGTCATGAGCTTCTGCTTCAAAGGAATTCTTCTGACCATCTTCAAGGCCCaaacaaagaaagacaggaCTGTAAGACTCGTCTTCTGCATGGTGGTGGTGTCCTTTGTAAGCTGGGCTCCTTATAACATTGTGATATTTCTGCAGACTTTAAATCATCATCAGATCGAGTTTTTTACACAATACAGTGTCTTTGCTCAGCTTAACTACGCATTTCATGTCTGCAGATTACTCGCTTTTTCCCACTGCTGTGTTAATCcagtcatttacatttttgctaGTACAAAAATAAGGAATCATTTGAAGGCACTTCTACAGAAGATGTTCCAACGACAAACAAATACAGAATTCCATCAGGCAGAAATTTACTCTGACAGTTCACTGTGA
- the LOC108433369 gene encoding chemokine XC receptor 1-like isoform X1: MENDTIYEYEDNYYYYSYIPVDDESSPQEAVIKFDPIVLSIFIFMFIVVLLSLIGNILVLVILGLYEDLKSLTNCFMFNLALSDLIFTLGIPFWACSYIWSWIFGDFMCRSVNFVFSVGFHSSIAFLMLMSLECYVAVAHPLSVWTKCHSSAVIPIIAWVLSCSAALPDTLFSEAIKDPTEPDTLNCELNSVKASVSVAYEQNIFLVVAFSVMSFCFIGILLTIFKAQTKKDRTLRLVFCMVVVSFVRWAPYNIVIFLQTLNHHQIEFFTQYSVFAQLNYAFHICRLLAFSHCYVNPVIYIFASTKIRNHLKALLQKMFQRQMNTEFYQAEIYSDSSM; encoded by the exons ATGG AAAACGACACTATATACGAATACGAAGACAATTACTACTATTACTCATACATTCCCGTGGATGATGAATCAAGTCCCCAGGAGGCTGTGATCAAATTTGACCCTATTGTACTTtccatattcatattcatgttcATTGTGGTCCTCCTCAGTCTCATTGGTAACATCCTAGTTCTGGTGATCCTTGGACTCTACGAGGACCTCAAATCACTGACCAACTGCTTCATGTTTAATTTGGCTCTGTCTGACCTGATCTTCACTCTTGGAATTCCATTTTGGGCCTGTTCCTACATCTGGAGCTGGATATTTGGTGATTTTATGTGCAGAAGTGTAAACTTTGTCTTCTCTGTTGGATTTCATAGCAGCATTGCGTTCCTGATGCTGATGTCCCTTGAGTGCTATGTAGCAGTGGCCCATCCTCTATCTGTCTGGACCAAATGCCATAGTTCTGCAGTGATTCCCATCATTGCTTGGGTGTTGAGCTGTTCAGCAGCTTTGCCAGACACACTGTTCAGCGAAGCCATCAAAGACCCAACAGAGCCTGACACACTTAACTGTGAACTTAACAGCGTTAAAGCGTCCGTTAGTGTCGCGTATGAGCAGaacatttttttggttgttgCCTTTTCAGTCATGAGCTTCTGCTTCATAGGAATTCTTCTGACCATCTTCAAGGCCCaaacaaagaaagacaggaCTTTAAGACTCGTCTTCTGCATGGTGGTGGTGTCCTTTGTAAGATGGGCTCCTTATAACATTGTGATATTTCTGCAGACTTTAAATCATCATCAGATCGAGTTTTTTACACAATACAGTGTCTTTGCTCAGCTTAACTACGCATTTCATATCTGCAGATTACTCGCTTTTTCCCACTGCTATGTTAATCCagtaatttacatttttgctaGTACAAAAATAAGGAATCATTTGAAGGCACTTCTACAGAAGATGTTCCAACGACAAATGAATACAGAATTCTATCAGGCAGAAATTTACTCTGACAGTTCAATGTGA